CTGATGTGCAGCCTCGATCAGGGCACCTTCACCTTCGAGGCCGACCGACTGCCCCCGGAACGCACCCTGAACCTCAAGCAGGACATGGCGCTGCGCCGCATGCTGATTGACAACGAGAGCTGGGCGCAGCTCATGCGGATTTTCCCCGACTGGAGCCGCACCCTGCGCTTCACGCCCCGCTGGACGCCGCAGCAACCCGTCACGCACCCGCAGTACCTGGCCCTCACCCTGGTGGGGCAGGGGCATAACCTCCGCCAGATGATCGACCGCAGCGAACTGCCACCCCGCGTGCTGCTGGACATGCTGCGCCCCTTCGTGGCGAACGGCCTGATCGAAGTGGCCTAGCCGCTCAGGCGCTCAGCTGCACAACGCCTGCATGTCAGCCAGTTAAGTACACTGCGTTTCGATTCTAGAGAAATCGCGCGAAGCGCGTGGCAGAAAAGTGCTGTGAACTGGGAATGGAGAGTTTCCGGCGCTTTCCCGGAAAGTCGCAATGTTAAGTTCTCAGCACTTAAATTCGACGGCCGTTTGCGAGTGTGTTCCCGACAGGCCAAAAATTCCCTTGCCGGATTCCGGTAGCGTGCCGCGCGGTTTGCCTGGAGAATGCACGGCATGACCCTTGACCGCCAGACCATGCTGAGCCGGATGCTGGCGGCGGACGCGGCGTTTGATGGGCGCTTCATTACCGGCGTGATGAGCACCGGGATCTACTGTTTGCCGTCGTGCCGGGCGCGGAAACCCAAACCAGAGAATGTGGTGTTCTATGCGGGGCCGCCCGAGGCGCGGCAGGCGGGGCTCCGTCCATGCCGGCGCTGCTGCCCGGACGCCTTTTACGGTGGGGGTGGAGTTCAGGAAACGCAAATTGAGGCGCTCCATACCCTGCCGGCAGGAGAGTTGCGGGATGTGCCGGGCCTGGCGCGGGTGGCGGGCGTCAGTGTGCGCTCACTTCATTCGCTGCTGCTCGAGCAGTTGGGGTGCTCCCCGGCGGATTACCTGAATCGCCGCCGCGTGCAGCAGGCCCAGGAGGAACTGCTGTCTTCTGATGCCAGCGCTGCTCAGATCGCCTTCGGGGCGGGCTTTCAGAACCTGTCCACCTTTGGAGCGCAATTTCGCCGCCTGACCGGGCTGTCCCCGTCGGCTTTCCGGGCTTTGCCGGGCAGCACGGGCTTTCAGCTGGGTTTGCCGGCCCATTACCCAGCCGCGGCCATGCTGCTTGACCTGGGCCGGAATCGCCTGGGCACCACCGGACAGGTGAACGGCAACACGTACCGCATGGGCCTGAATCTGCCTTCCGGGGCGCAGGTGGTGGAGTTGAGGTTTAGCGGACAGCAGGTCAAGGTGAACTGTCAGCGGCCTCTTAGCGTGGCGGACGCGCCGGCCCTGCACCGCATCCTCTGGCGGGTGCTGGGACTTCACGCTCAACCCGTGAAATTGGGGACGTTCGCGGCAGCTTCCCCGCTTCGCCGGGTGGTGGAGGCCGCGCCGGGGCTGCGGGTGCCGCTCTCGCCCACGCCTTTCGACGCGCTGGTGTGGGCGGTGCTGGGCCAGCAGGTGACCTTCACGTTCGCCTGCACGCTGCGTCAGCGCCTGTGCCAGCGCTTGAACACGGCGCTGGACGCGAACCTGTACGCACCGCCCACGCCCGCCCAGGTGTTGACGCTCAGCGCAGACGATCTCACCCGGTTGGGCTTAACCCGCCGCCGCGCCGAAACCCTGCTGCGGGTGGCGCAGCTGACGCACTCCGGCGAGTTGGACTTCGGCCCCGACATCCCGTTTTCCCGCATTTCAAGGCAGCTCAGCGCCCTTCCCGGCGTCGGCGTATGGACGACCCAGTACGCCCTGCTGCGCGGGTTCGGTGCGCCGGACGCCGTTCCGGTGGGTGACACGGCCCTGGCGACGGCCCTTCAGGACGTGTTTCAACTCCCCCACCGCCCCAGTGCGCCGGAAGTCACCGATCTGATGAAACCCTTCGCCCCCCACCGCAGCCTGGCGACGTTCCACCTGTGGCAGCACTTCGCCCGCTTGCAAAGGGCCAGCCAGCAGCATTCAACCGCCCAATACGAACTCCGATTGAATCGCCCATTCAGGGCGATGAAATCCGACCGGCCTTGCAAAGCTGCGCAGCAGAGGGAGTGGGAGCGAAACGGGTTCCGGGCGTGGAATCCACCATCCGGCGTTTTTCCGGATGATGGATGAAACAGACGGAATCCGTAGAAATCAGATCGTCCAATCACAGAGAACCATTGGCGCACGCCCTGACCCACGCCAGGCAAACCGTAACGCCTTCAAGGAGAGAACACATGACCCAGACCGACCTTTTCCGCCACCTGCACACGGCTGGTTTCCTTTTGCCCAACGCCTGGGACGCCGCGAGCGCCCGGTTGTTCGAGGCGGCGGGTTTCCCGGCAGTGGG
The Deinococcus fonticola genome window above contains:
- a CDS encoding DUF4388 domain-containing protein, with the protein product MVSGDLQVFPLLPVMQMLLSSGRSGEFTVDHPRGGTLWFEHGELTHARSGQLKGEAALQLMCSLDQGTFTFEADRLPPERTLNLKQDMALRRMLIDNESWAQLMRIFPDWSRTLRFTPRWTPQQPVTHPQYLALTLVGQGHNLRQMIDRSELPPRVLLDMLRPFVANGLIEVA
- a CDS encoding DNA-3-methyladenine glycosylase 2 family protein, whose product is MTLDRQTMLSRMLAADAAFDGRFITGVMSTGIYCLPSCRARKPKPENVVFYAGPPEARQAGLRPCRRCCPDAFYGGGGVQETQIEALHTLPAGELRDVPGLARVAGVSVRSLHSLLLEQLGCSPADYLNRRRVQQAQEELLSSDASAAQIAFGAGFQNLSTFGAQFRRLTGLSPSAFRALPGSTGFQLGLPAHYPAAAMLLDLGRNRLGTTGQVNGNTYRMGLNLPSGAQVVELRFSGQQVKVNCQRPLSVADAPALHRILWRVLGLHAQPVKLGTFAAASPLRRVVEAAPGLRVPLSPTPFDALVWAVLGQQVTFTFACTLRQRLCQRLNTALDANLYAPPTPAQVLTLSADDLTRLGLTRRRAETLLRVAQLTHSGELDFGPDIPFSRISRQLSALPGVGVWTTQYALLRGFGAPDAVPVGDTALATALQDVFQLPHRPSAPEVTDLMKPFAPHRSLATFHLWQHFARLQRASQQHSTAQYELRLNRPFRAMKSDRPCKAAQQREWERNGFRAWNPPSGVFPDDG